GCGCGCGACGGGACCAGCGCCGACGGCGAATCGGTGAACGTCGTCGCCCCCGAGAGTGCCCACTTCAGCTTCCACAAGGCCGCAGGACTTCTCGACGTGGAGTTGCGCCTCGTTCCTACCGAGGACGGGAAGGCGGACCTCACGGCGGTCGAGGCTGCCGTCGACGAGGGGACGGCGCTCGTGGTCGGGATCGCGGGCACTACCGAGTACGGCCGGGTCGATCCGATCGGCGAACTGGCCGAGCTCGCCCGCTCCGTGGGCGCCCGAACCCACATCGACGCGGCGTGGGGTGGCTTTTTGCTCCCCTTTAGCGACCACGAGTGGACCTTCGCGGACGCCCCGATCGACTCGATGACGATCGACCCCCACAAGGTCGGCCGGGCGGCGATCCCCGCCGGCGGGTTTCTCGTCCGGGACCGGGCGCTGCTGGACGCGCTCGCGGTCGAGACGCCGTACCTCGAGTCCGCGAGTCAGGCGAGCCTGACGGGCACGCGAAGCGGCGCAGGTGTCGCGAGCACGGTCGCCGCCTGCGAGGCGCTGTGGCCGGCGGGCTACCGGGAGAACTACGAGCGCGCCCGGGCGAACGCCGAGTGGCTGGCCGGCGAGCTTTCCGAGCGCGGCTTTCCGGTCGTCGAACCCGAACTCCCGATCGTCGCCGCCGACCTCCCGCAGGACCTCTTCGAGACGCTCCGGGAGGCCGGCTGGCGGATCTCCCGGACCGGCCGGGGGGAGCTTCGAGTGGTCTGTATGCCCCACGTCACCCGGGGGACGCTGGGGCGTTTTCTCGCCGACCTCGACAGTTACCGGTAAGCCATTGGCGTCCGAAGGGCCGGGCGTGTACGACATCATCGTCGGCGTAGACACGGACGTAGAGCGCGCGCGGACGCAGGCGGAGGCGGTCGCGGCGCTGCCGGGACGCGGGGAGATCAACGCGATCCTCGTCCACGTCTTCGACAACGAGGACGGCGACATCGAGTCGGTCGAGGCCGTCTCGGAGGCCCGGTCGATCCTCGAGGAGGCGGACGTCGGGGTCACGACCGAGGGGATCGGCGGGGAGACGGCGATGGCGCTTCTCGACACCGCAGAACGGTACGACGCCGACTGCATCTGCGTCGCCGGTCGGAAGCGAAGTCCCGCGGGCAAGGCCATCTTCGGCAGCG
The DNA window shown above is from Halalkalicoccus jeotgali B3 and carries:
- the mfnA gene encoding tyrosine decarboxylase MfnA, with translation MQRAERGTPQSFDRVLSSMCTEPHPAARRAAERFLATNPGDPASYPAVADLETQAIEYLGEIAGLETPDGYVASGGTEANIQAVRAARNLARDGTSADGESVNVVAPESAHFSFHKAAGLLDVELRLVPTEDGKADLTAVEAAVDEGTALVVGIAGTTEYGRVDPIGELAELARSVGARTHIDAAWGGFLLPFSDHEWTFADAPIDSMTIDPHKVGRAAIPAGGFLVRDRALLDALAVETPYLESASQASLTGTRSGAGVASTVAACEALWPAGYRENYERARANAEWLAGELSERGFPVVEPELPIVAADLPQDLFETLREAGWRISRTGRGELRVVCMPHVTRGTLGRFLADLDSYR
- a CDS encoding universal stress protein encodes the protein MYDIIVGVDTDVERARTQAEAVAALPGRGEINAILVHVFDNEDGDIESVEAVSEARSILEEADVGVTTEGIGGETAMALLDTAERYDADCICVAGRKRSPAGKAIFGSVTQDVIMGTQRPTLVCSREE